The proteins below come from a single Nocardioides eburneiflavus genomic window:
- a CDS encoding MBL fold metallo-hydrolase RNA specificity domain-containing protein — translation MSTALTFLGAVDTVTGSRFLLESGGRRLLVDAGLYQGLAVHRRRNWEPFPVDPAGIDDVVLTHAHLDHTGYLPRLVKDGFRGRVTCTEETAELAAIVLRDSAHLQQEDARYANLAGFSRHSPALPLYDDRDVERALGLIRPVGFEQPVALSSEFTATLRPAGHILGSATVTIEAGDHRVAFSGDLGRAHPLLRPPLAPPEVDTLVVESTYGDRRHPPPDPGILADAVRRTVERGGSVLIPAFAVDRTELVLLELRRLVDQGDIPDVPVFVDSPMALAALDCYRRAPQRGGPQLRAEAGELVRQFDDHRVHAVHDVEGSMRLNRPRTPSIVISASGMASGGRVVHHLAHQLPDRRNCVVLTGFQADGTRGRQLAEGARQVKIHGRYVPVRAEVVVVPDFSVHSDARETLEWLARAPRPPRTVYVVHGEARSAASLARSISDELGWTAVVPSYGERVLVD, via the coding sequence GTGTCCACCGCGCTGACCTTCCTCGGTGCCGTCGACACGGTGACGGGCAGTCGGTTCCTGCTGGAGTCCGGCGGACGTCGGCTGCTGGTCGACGCCGGGCTCTACCAGGGCCTCGCGGTCCACCGTCGCCGCAACTGGGAGCCGTTCCCCGTCGACCCGGCCGGCATCGACGACGTCGTGCTGACCCATGCGCACCTCGACCACACCGGCTACCTCCCACGCCTGGTCAAGGACGGCTTCCGCGGCCGCGTCACGTGCACCGAGGAGACCGCCGAGCTCGCCGCCATCGTGCTGAGGGACAGCGCGCACCTCCAGCAGGAGGACGCGAGGTACGCCAACCTCGCCGGGTTCTCCCGGCACAGCCCGGCGCTGCCGCTGTACGACGACCGCGACGTCGAGCGGGCGCTCGGCCTCATCCGTCCGGTGGGGTTCGAGCAACCGGTCGCGCTGTCGTCGGAGTTCACCGCCACGCTGCGGCCCGCGGGGCACATCCTCGGTTCCGCGACGGTCACGATCGAGGCCGGCGACCACCGGGTGGCCTTCAGCGGCGACCTCGGCCGGGCCCACCCCCTCCTCCGGCCACCGCTCGCCCCGCCCGAGGTCGACACGCTGGTGGTCGAGTCGACGTACGGCGACCGCCGACACCCACCGCCGGACCCCGGGATCCTCGCCGACGCGGTCCGCCGTACCGTCGAGCGCGGCGGCAGCGTGCTCATCCCCGCGTTCGCCGTGGACCGCACCGAGCTGGTGCTGCTGGAGCTCCGGCGGCTCGTCGACCAGGGGGACATCCCCGACGTGCCGGTCTTCGTCGACAGCCCGATGGCCCTCGCGGCGCTCGACTGCTACCGACGCGCGCCGCAGCGGGGCGGTCCCCAGCTCCGTGCGGAGGCCGGCGAGCTCGTCCGCCAGTTCGACGACCATCGCGTGCACGCCGTGCACGACGTCGAGGGATCGATGCGCCTCAACCGGCCGCGCACGCCCAGCATCGTGATCTCCGCCTCCGGCATGGCGTCCGGTGGGCGCGTCGTGCACCACCTCGCCCACCAGCTGCCGGACCGGCGCAACTGCGTCGTCCTGACCGGCTTCCAGGCGGACGGCACCCGCGGCCGCCAGCTCGCGGAGGGCGCGCGGCAGGTGAAGATCCACGGCCGGTACGTCCCGGTGCGCGCCGAGGTGGTCGTCGTGCCCGACTTCTCGGTGCACTCCGACGCCCGGGAGACCCTCGAGTGGCTCGCGCGCGCGCCGCGACCGCCCCGCACGGTGTACGTCGTGCACGGCGAGGCCAGGTCGGCCGCGAGCCTGGCCCGGTCGATCTCCGACGAGCTCGGCTGGACGGCCGTGGTCCCGTCCTACGGCGAGCGCGTGCTGGTGGACTGA
- the ppk2 gene encoding polyphosphate kinase 2 — translation MTTLDEWHARDDRDRHLDAATPRTPGHAEELDELVDLSDELRPEGQEADDRPGPDGLPAWRQGYPYDTKLSRREYERTKRLLQIELLKLQAHVRDTGQKIAILFEGRDAAGKGGAIKRFTEHLNPRGARVVALSVPTEHEQSQWYFQRYVAHLPSAGEIVLFDRSWYNRAGVERVMGYCTPLEYLNFMRETPDFERMLTHADIHLVKLWFSVSRAEQAARFAARSSDPVRQWKLSPTDLASLDKWEAYTDAKETMFFHTDTGDVPWTVIKSNDKKRARLEAMRVLLSQLDYPQKDHELVGVPDPLLVGPAARVHEDDEDPARFFPRSGT, via the coding sequence ATGACGACCTTGGACGAGTGGCACGCGCGGGACGACCGGGACCGGCACCTCGACGCGGCGACGCCGCGGACACCGGGCCACGCGGAGGAGCTCGACGAGCTGGTGGACCTCAGCGACGAGCTGCGGCCGGAGGGGCAGGAGGCCGACGACAGGCCCGGGCCCGACGGGCTCCCCGCGTGGCGGCAGGGCTACCCGTACGACACCAAGCTGAGCCGTCGCGAGTACGAGCGGACCAAGCGGCTCCTGCAGATCGAGCTGCTCAAGCTGCAGGCGCACGTCAGGGACACCGGCCAGAAGATCGCGATCCTCTTCGAGGGCCGCGACGCCGCAGGCAAGGGCGGTGCGATAAAGCGCTTCACCGAGCACCTCAACCCGCGCGGCGCGCGGGTGGTCGCCCTCAGCGTGCCGACCGAGCACGAGCAGTCCCAGTGGTACTTCCAGCGATACGTGGCACACCTGCCGAGCGCCGGGGAGATCGTGCTGTTCGACCGCTCCTGGTACAACCGCGCCGGCGTCGAGCGGGTGATGGGCTACTGCACGCCGCTGGAGTACCTCAACTTCATGCGCGAGACTCCCGACTTCGAGCGGATGCTCACCCATGCCGACATCCACCTGGTCAAGCTGTGGTTCTCGGTGTCGCGCGCGGAGCAGGCCGCCCGCTTCGCGGCACGGTCCTCCGACCCGGTGCGGCAGTGGAAGCTGTCCCCGACGGACCTCGCCAGCCTCGACAAGTGGGAGGCCTACACCGACGCCAAGGAGACGATGTTCTTCCACACCGACACCGGCGACGTGCCGTGGACGGTGATCAAGTCCAACGACAAGAAGCGGGCACGCCTCGAGGCGATGCGCGTGCTGCTCTCCCAGCTCGACTACCCGCAGAAGGACCACGAGCTCGTCGGCGTGCCCGACCCGCTCCTGGTCGGACCTGCGGCCCGCGTGCACGAGGACGACGAGGACCCCGCTCGCTTCTTCCCCCGGTCCGGGACCTGA
- a CDS encoding Acg family FMN-binding oxidoreductase produces MTATRLVPVETLQRIVETASRAPSVHNTQPWRWRGGPRTLELFADRTHQLSETDPLGRNLTISCGAALHHAQVAAAALGWSTGVVRHPDAAQPDLLAALELSPGTPSPTASETLAAIATRRTDRRRFNTWPVPEERQAHLARIANQWDARAVALTDESERYIAERLVRRAAEHQREDPAARAEQERWPQRQAGDGVPAGALPAPSDRAGAHPHRFEGTVWEDHPGPEVEATDGLIVFFDTRDDPPAWLRAGEGLSAMWLAAEEGGLSLVPLSQVIEVAETRRAFQVEVLGSLAHPLLLVRVGWRSTAGTSLAPTPRRTVSEVLDLA; encoded by the coding sequence ATGACCGCCACCCGCCTCGTCCCCGTCGAGACGCTCCAGCGCATCGTCGAGACGGCCTCGCGCGCACCGAGCGTGCACAACACCCAGCCGTGGCGATGGCGGGGCGGTCCTCGCACCCTCGAGCTGTTCGCCGACCGGACCCACCAGCTCTCGGAGACCGACCCGCTCGGCCGGAACCTGACGATCAGCTGCGGGGCTGCGCTCCACCACGCGCAGGTCGCGGCCGCGGCGCTCGGCTGGTCGACAGGCGTCGTACGCCACCCCGACGCCGCCCAGCCCGACCTCCTCGCCGCCCTCGAGCTCTCCCCGGGCACGCCCTCGCCCACAGCCAGCGAGACCCTGGCCGCGATCGCCACCAGGCGCACGGACCGGCGTCGCTTCAACACGTGGCCCGTCCCGGAGGAGCGGCAGGCACACCTGGCGCGGATCGCGAACCAGTGGGACGCGCGCGCCGTCGCCCTCACCGACGAGTCCGAGCGCTACATCGCCGAGCGCCTCGTCCGACGCGCCGCGGAGCACCAGCGCGAGGACCCGGCCGCCCGCGCCGAGCAGGAGCGCTGGCCGCAGCGCCAAGCCGGCGACGGAGTGCCGGCGGGAGCCCTCCCCGCGCCGTCGGACCGGGCCGGCGCGCACCCGCACCGCTTCGAGGGGACCGTCTGGGAGGACCACCCGGGACCGGAGGTGGAGGCCACCGACGGGCTGATCGTCTTCTTCGACACGCGCGACGACCCTCCGGCCTGGCTCCGCGCCGGCGAGGGGCTGAGTGCCATGTGGCTCGCCGCCGAGGAGGGCGGGCTGTCCCTCGTCCCGCTCAGCCAGGTCATCGAGGTGGCCGAGACCCGCCGCGCGTTCCAGGTCGAGGTCCTCGGCAGCCTGGCCCACCCACTCCTTCTCGTGCGGGTCGGCTGGCGCTCCACCGCCGGCACCTCCCTGGCCCCCACCCCGCGTCGGACGGTCTCGGAGGTGCTGGACCTGGCGTGA
- a CDS encoding bifunctional 3'-5' exonuclease/DNA polymerase — protein sequence MARIRLSRLPGDRVLVSDDDEAREIALGDLPPLVRERETSSPRWVWDDTARWYPSLLAAGVRVERCHDLRLCRRLLARAPAVDPGLLGGEETRLWDALRPVVASEPVLFGAGDAADHLRADVEDARQLAAVAASPEAARLRLLLAAESAGALAAAEMTHAGVPWSVDVHEALLVDQLGPRPPRGAPPRLLAACADDVRRLLGAPGLNPDSRPDLLAALRRAGLEATDTRASTLRRLDHPAVEPLLRYKKLAHLFHTNGWAWIDEWVRDGRFRPSYQPAGSITGRWSSNGGGALSFPAQVRPAAVADDGWVLVVADVAQLEPRVLAGMSGDRELARAARGADLYQGMVDAGAVASRQHAKLGLLGAMYGATSGESGRMVADLTRRYPQAFGLVEAAARAGERGQAVRTLLGRGCPPLGTAWDESPDAPPADLADRDRRRRAHGRFTRNFVVQGTGAEWALCWIADLRNRLWRLAGDGPLEARPHLVFFLHDEVVVHAPARVADAVTEAVTAAAASAGRLLFRELAIDFPLDVAVVRSYADAGKAGT from the coding sequence ATGGCTCGCATCCGGCTGTCCCGCCTGCCGGGCGATCGTGTGCTGGTCTCCGACGACGACGAGGCACGCGAGATCGCGCTCGGCGACCTGCCACCGCTGGTCCGCGAGCGCGAGACGAGCTCGCCACGGTGGGTGTGGGACGACACCGCACGCTGGTATCCCTCGCTCCTCGCGGCGGGCGTACGGGTCGAGCGGTGCCACGACCTGCGGCTGTGCCGGCGGTTGCTCGCGCGGGCGCCCGCCGTCGACCCGGGACTGCTCGGCGGCGAGGAGACCCGGCTGTGGGACGCCCTGCGACCCGTCGTGGCCTCGGAGCCGGTCCTGTTCGGCGCCGGGGACGCCGCCGACCACCTGCGTGCCGACGTCGAGGACGCCCGCCAGCTCGCGGCGGTGGCGGCATCTCCGGAGGCCGCCCGGCTGCGCCTGCTCCTCGCCGCCGAGTCCGCGGGAGCACTCGCGGCGGCCGAGATGACGCACGCAGGAGTCCCGTGGAGCGTCGACGTGCACGAGGCCCTGCTCGTCGACCAGCTCGGTCCGCGCCCGCCCCGCGGCGCGCCTCCGCGACTCCTCGCGGCCTGCGCCGACGACGTACGCCGCCTCCTCGGCGCGCCCGGCCTCAACCCGGACTCGCGACCCGACCTCCTCGCTGCCCTGCGGCGCGCGGGCCTCGAGGCGACCGACACGCGCGCGTCGACGCTGCGGCGCCTCGACCACCCCGCGGTCGAGCCGCTGCTGCGCTACAAGAAGCTGGCCCACCTCTTCCACACCAACGGCTGGGCGTGGATCGACGAGTGGGTCCGGGACGGCCGGTTCCGGCCGTCCTACCAGCCCGCGGGGTCGATCACCGGCCGCTGGTCCTCCAACGGCGGCGGAGCCCTGTCCTTCCCCGCCCAGGTGCGACCCGCCGCCGTGGCCGACGACGGCTGGGTGCTGGTCGTCGCCGATGTCGCACAGCTCGAGCCACGGGTGCTGGCAGGCATGAGCGGCGACCGCGAGCTGGCCCGGGCCGCCCGCGGCGCCGACCTCTACCAGGGGATGGTCGACGCCGGCGCGGTCGCGAGTCGCCAGCACGCCAAGCTCGGCCTGCTCGGTGCGATGTACGGCGCGACGAGCGGCGAGAGCGGGCGCATGGTGGCCGACCTGACCCGCCGCTACCCGCAGGCGTTCGGGCTCGTCGAGGCGGCGGCACGCGCCGGCGAGCGGGGCCAGGCGGTCCGTACGCTCCTCGGTCGCGGGTGCCCGCCCCTGGGCACCGCGTGGGACGAGTCACCCGACGCACCACCCGCCGACCTGGCGGACCGGGACCGCCGACGACGCGCCCACGGCCGGTTCACCCGCAACTTCGTCGTCCAGGGCACCGGTGCGGAGTGGGCGCTGTGCTGGATCGCCGACCTGCGCAACCGGCTGTGGCGCCTGGCGGGCGACGGGCCGCTCGAGGCGCGCCCCCACCTGGTCTTCTTCCTCCACGACGAGGTCGTCGTCCACGCGCCCGCCCGCGTCGCCGACGCGGTGACGGAGGCGGTGACCGCAGCGGCCGCCTCCGCCGGTCGGCTCCTCTTCCGCGAGCTGGCGATCGACTTCCCGCTCGACGTCGCGGTGGTGCGGTCGTACGCGGACGCCGGCAAGGCCGGGACCTAG
- a CDS encoding flavodoxin family protein has product MKTLVVHESHFGNTRAVAEAVADGIAEGIADSTGTGRAERVAVVDVTDAPDRLAADVDLLVVGAPTHAFSMSRASTRRDALGQGAEPGHDARGVREWLATLTLAGAGPTVATFDTRVKAVRRLPGSAAHAAGRSVVRHHLGEVVDSTSFFVEDSHGPLADGELDRARAWGRALATHSA; this is encoded by the coding sequence ATGAAGACCTTGGTCGTGCACGAGTCGCACTTCGGCAACACCCGCGCCGTCGCGGAGGCGGTCGCGGACGGGATCGCGGAGGGAATCGCGGACTCGACCGGCACGGGCCGCGCGGAGCGGGTGGCGGTCGTCGACGTGACCGACGCCCCGGACCGGCTCGCCGCCGATGTCGACCTGCTGGTGGTGGGCGCGCCGACGCACGCGTTCTCGATGAGCCGTGCGTCGACGCGGCGTGACGCGCTCGGCCAGGGTGCTGAGCCCGGGCACGACGCCCGCGGGGTCCGCGAGTGGCTCGCCACGCTGACCCTGGCCGGGGCTGGGCCGACCGTCGCGACCTTCGACACCCGCGTGAAGGCGGTCAGGAGGCTGCCCGGTTCGGCAGCCCACGCAGCCGGTCGTTCGGTCGTGAGGCACCACCTCGGCGAGGTCGTCGACTCCACCTCGTTCTTCGTCGAGGACTCCCACGGTCCACTGGCCGACGGCGAGCTCGACCGAGCGCGGGCCTGGGGTCGGGCACTGGCGACCCACAGCGCCTGA
- a CDS encoding BCCT family transporter yields the protein MATGIEHPRDLPTPDPVDEPHPALDSAIEPSVPREKGLDKVVFGVTALVSLAFLAWGFVSTGTLADASATGLAWTMEQTGWLFVLTSSSFVVFVIWLALGKFGNIPLGRDDEEPEFRTISWVAMMFSAGMGIGLMFYGVSEPITHFVTPPPGTGEAGNAEAAQHAMATTMFHWTLHPWAIYAVVGLAVAYGVYRKGRLQLISSAFEPLLGRHAHGAGGKAIDMFAIFATLFGSATSLGLGALQIQSGLQIVAGLGDTGNAVLVGIIAVLTAAFVLSAVSGVAKGIQWLSNINMVLAVVLALFVFIVGPTVFILNLLPTSIGSYVADLPMMAARTAAEGSEVSEWLSAWTVFYWAWWLSWTPFVGMFIARISRGRTIRQFVTGVLLVPSLVSVVWFCIFGGAAIDLQKAGTDIAGAGGLENQLFSTLDAYPLATVSSIVVMVLVGIFFVSGADAASIVMGSLSERGTIHPSRPTVIFWGVATGAVAAVMLLVGGADALSGLQTITVIAALPFVLIMVGLAVALVKDLANDPMVVRRKYALEAVEAAVITGVTEHGDDFVLSVEKDPGATRN from the coding sequence ATGGCCACCGGAATCGAACACCCGCGAGACCTGCCCACACCCGACCCCGTCGATGAGCCGCACCCGGCCCTCGACTCCGCCATCGAGCCCAGCGTGCCTCGCGAGAAGGGCCTGGACAAGGTCGTCTTCGGCGTCACCGCGCTCGTCAGCCTCGCCTTCCTGGCGTGGGGCTTCGTCAGCACCGGCACCCTCGCCGACGCCTCCGCGACCGGCTTGGCGTGGACGATGGAGCAGACCGGCTGGCTGTTCGTGCTGACCTCGAGCTCCTTCGTCGTGTTCGTCATCTGGCTGGCGCTCGGCAAGTTCGGCAACATCCCGCTCGGACGTGACGACGAGGAGCCGGAGTTCCGCACGATCTCGTGGGTCGCGATGATGTTCAGCGCCGGCATGGGCATCGGTCTGATGTTCTACGGCGTCAGCGAGCCGATCACGCACTTCGTCACTCCCCCGCCCGGGACCGGTGAGGCCGGCAACGCCGAGGCGGCGCAGCACGCGATGGCGACCACGATGTTCCACTGGACCCTGCACCCCTGGGCGATCTACGCGGTCGTCGGCCTCGCCGTGGCGTACGGCGTCTACCGCAAGGGCCGCCTCCAGCTGATCAGCTCTGCCTTCGAGCCCCTCCTCGGGCGCCACGCCCACGGCGCCGGCGGCAAGGCGATCGACATGTTCGCCATCTTCGCGACCCTGTTCGGCTCGGCCACCTCGCTGGGCCTGGGCGCCCTGCAGATCCAGTCGGGCCTGCAGATCGTCGCCGGGCTGGGCGACACCGGAAACGCCGTCCTCGTCGGGATCATCGCCGTCCTGACCGCTGCCTTCGTGCTGTCCGCGGTGTCCGGTGTGGCCAAGGGCATCCAGTGGCTGTCCAACATCAACATGGTCCTCGCCGTCGTGCTGGCCCTCTTCGTCTTCATCGTCGGCCCGACGGTGTTCATCCTGAACCTCCTGCCCACCTCCATCGGCAGCTACGTCGCGGACCTGCCGATGATGGCTGCGCGTACGGCCGCCGAGGGGTCCGAGGTCAGCGAGTGGCTCTCTGCCTGGACCGTCTTCTACTGGGCCTGGTGGCTCTCGTGGACGCCGTTCGTCGGCATGTTCATCGCGCGGATCTCCCGCGGTCGCACCATCCGCCAGTTCGTCACCGGCGTGCTGCTCGTCCCGAGCCTCGTGAGCGTCGTGTGGTTCTGCATCTTCGGCGGTGCCGCGATCGACCTGCAGAAGGCCGGCACCGACATCGCCGGAGCGGGCGGTCTGGAGAACCAGCTCTTCAGCACGCTCGACGCCTACCCGCTGGCCACCGTGTCGAGCATCGTGGTGATGGTGCTCGTAGGCATCTTCTTCGTGTCCGGCGCCGACGCCGCCTCGATCGTGATGGGCTCGCTCTCCGAGCGCGGCACCATCCACCCGAGCCGCCCGACGGTCATCTTCTGGGGCGTCGCGACGGGTGCGGTCGCCGCCGTGATGCTGCTGGTCGGCGGTGCCGACGCGCTCAGCGGCCTGCAGACGATCACGGTCATCGCCGCGCTCCCGTTCGTCCTGATCATGGTCGGGCTCGCCGTCGCGCTGGTGAAGGACCTCGCCAACGACCCGATGGTCGTGCGCCGCAAGTACGCCCTCGAGGCCGTCGAGGCCGCGGTGATCACCGGCGTCACCGAGCACGGCGACGACTTCGTCCTGTCGGTGGAGAAGGACCCAGGGGCGACCCGCAACTAG
- a CDS encoding LysR substrate-binding domain-containing protein has protein sequence MSVPLRIGFVTGATPDKWARHWRDRRREPLELVPVTEPEQTDGVRAGSLDMAIVRLPVDREGLHCVRLYEELQVAVASRDHVLAAADEEVTTADLVDEQLVRPHVSGWTPDADQLDWPTMTEQEAIETVAAGTGIVVLPMSIARLHQRKDVVTRLVSDLEPTTIAIVWLVERDDDVTQAFVGVTKGRTANTSR, from the coding sequence ATGAGCGTCCCCCTGCGCATCGGCTTCGTCACCGGCGCGACCCCCGACAAGTGGGCTCGCCACTGGCGCGACCGCCGGCGCGAGCCCCTGGAGCTCGTGCCGGTGACGGAGCCAGAGCAGACCGACGGCGTGCGCGCCGGCAGCCTCGACATGGCGATCGTCCGCCTTCCCGTCGACCGCGAGGGCCTGCACTGCGTACGCCTCTACGAGGAGCTGCAGGTCGCCGTGGCGTCCCGCGACCACGTGCTGGCCGCCGCCGACGAGGAGGTCACGACGGCCGACCTCGTCGACGAGCAGCTCGTACGCCCCCACGTGAGCGGCTGGACGCCCGACGCGGACCAGCTCGACTGGCCGACGATGACCGAGCAGGAGGCGATCGAGACCGTCGCCGCCGGCACGGGCATCGTGGTCCTCCCGATGTCGATCGCCCGCCTGCACCAGCGCAAGGACGTCGTGACCCGCCTCGTGTCCGACCTCGAGCCCACGACCATCGCCATCGTCTGGTTGGTCGAGCGCGACGACGACGTCACCCAGGCGTTCGTCGGGGTGACGAAGGGGCGCACGGCCAACACCTCGCGCTGA
- a CDS encoding sulfotransferase family protein — MSDLQHVFVMTYGRSGSTLLMGILNSIPGWLLRGENRHAMRHLYDFHRSGLVEKARVDPARASQPTHPWFGIESFPEDVSLARIRDLAEATLLRPEPDTRVTGFKEIRWYDEDLSDYLGFLRQVFPGARFVLNTRNLEDVAASNYWTHKDDPLGQVQRIEAKMLAAAEGLGDAVHRVHYDDYVADPGALRGLFDWLGEELDLAAVEAVMATPHSRRGKHRD; from the coding sequence ATGAGCGACCTCCAGCACGTCTTCGTCATGACGTACGGCAGGTCGGGCTCGACCCTGCTGATGGGCATCCTCAACTCCATCCCCGGGTGGCTGCTGCGCGGGGAGAACCGCCACGCCATGCGGCACCTCTACGACTTCCACCGCAGCGGCCTGGTCGAGAAGGCGCGCGTCGACCCCGCTCGCGCCTCGCAGCCGACGCACCCGTGGTTCGGCATCGAGTCCTTCCCCGAGGACGTCTCCCTGGCCCGCATCCGCGACCTGGCGGAGGCGACGCTCCTGCGGCCCGAGCCGGACACGCGGGTCACCGGCTTCAAGGAGATCCGCTGGTACGACGAGGACCTCTCGGACTACCTCGGCTTCCTGCGCCAGGTGTTCCCCGGGGCGCGGTTCGTGCTCAACACCCGCAACCTCGAGGACGTCGCGGCCAGCAACTACTGGACGCACAAGGACGACCCGTTGGGACAGGTGCAGCGGATCGAGGCGAAGATGCTCGCCGCCGCGGAGGGGCTGGGTGACGCGGTCCACCGGGTCCACTACGACGACTACGTCGCCGACCCGGGTGCGCTGCGCGGGTTGTTCGACTGGCTCGGCGAGGAGCTCGACCTCGCCGCCGTCGAGGCCGTGATGGCGACACCCCACTCGCGGCGCGGGAAGCACCGGGACTGA
- a CDS encoding GuaB1 family IMP dehydrogenase-related protein: MQFLHENPGHDLTYDDVFMVPRHSAVASRYDVDLATSDGTGATLPLVVANMTAIAGRRMAETVARRGGITVIPQDIPIPVVADVVAWVKQRHHVFDTPIELRPDQTVAEALSLIPKRAHRAAVVVQDGRPVGVVSEADCAEVDRFAQVGSVMNPGVVTVSADTDPREVYDAIERAKAPLAVAVDDAGELVGVLTRLGALRATLYRPALDAAGGLRIAAAVGVNGEVADRASELLAAGVDCLVVDTAHGHQDRMVQALQAVRALSPTVPIAAGNVVSAEGTRTLIEAGADIVKVGVGPGAMCTTRMMTGVGRPQFSAVLECATAARELGRHVWADGGVRHPRDVALALAAGASSVMIGSWFAGTHESPGDLMHDADGRPFKVSFGMASARAVAHRTAGESSYDRARKGLYEEGISSSRMYLDPQRPGVEDLIDQICSGVRSSCTYAGARDLSELHERALVGVQSAAGFHEGRPLDRSW; this comes from the coding sequence GTGCAGTTCCTCCACGAGAACCCCGGTCACGACCTGACCTACGACGACGTCTTCATGGTCCCTCGGCACTCCGCCGTGGCGAGCCGCTACGACGTCGACCTGGCCACCTCCGACGGCACCGGTGCCACGCTCCCGCTGGTCGTCGCCAACATGACGGCCATCGCCGGCAGGCGGATGGCCGAGACCGTCGCCCGCCGGGGAGGGATCACGGTCATCCCCCAGGACATCCCGATCCCCGTCGTGGCCGACGTGGTCGCGTGGGTCAAGCAGCGCCACCACGTCTTCGACACCCCGATCGAGCTGCGTCCCGACCAGACCGTCGCCGAGGCGCTCTCGCTGATCCCCAAGCGGGCCCATCGCGCCGCGGTCGTCGTCCAGGACGGCCGGCCGGTCGGGGTGGTGTCGGAGGCCGACTGCGCCGAGGTCGACCGCTTCGCCCAGGTGGGCTCGGTGATGAACCCGGGCGTCGTCACGGTCTCGGCGGACACGGACCCGCGTGAGGTCTACGACGCCATCGAGCGTGCCAAGGCCCCGCTGGCCGTCGCAGTCGACGACGCGGGCGAGCTGGTCGGCGTCCTGACCCGGCTCGGCGCGCTGCGCGCGACGCTCTACCGGCCCGCCCTCGACGCTGCCGGTGGTCTGCGCATCGCGGCTGCTGTCGGGGTCAACGGCGAGGTCGCCGACCGCGCCTCGGAGCTGCTCGCCGCCGGTGTGGACTGCCTCGTCGTGGACACCGCCCACGGCCACCAGGACCGCATGGTGCAGGCCCTGCAGGCCGTACGCGCCCTGTCGCCCACCGTGCCGATCGCGGCGGGCAACGTGGTGTCGGCCGAGGGCACCCGCACGCTCATCGAGGCGGGCGCGGACATCGTCAAGGTCGGCGTCGGGCCCGGCGCGATGTGCACCACCCGGATGATGACCGGCGTCGGCCGTCCCCAGTTCTCCGCCGTGCTGGAGTGCGCGACGGCGGCCCGCGAGCTCGGCCGGCACGTCTGGGCCGACGGCGGCGTGCGCCACCCGCGCGACGTCGCCCTCGCGCTCGCCGCAGGCGCTTCCTCGGTGATGATCGGGTCGTGGTTCGCCGGCACCCACGAGTCGCCCGGCGACCTGATGCACGACGCCGACGGTCGCCCGTTCAAGGTCTCCTTCGGCATGGCGTCGGCGCGGGCGGTGGCCCACCGCACCGCGGGCGAGTCGTCGTACGACCGGGCCCGCAAGGGCCTCTACGAGGAGGGCATCTCGTCCTCGCGGATGTACCTCGATCCGCAGCGACCCGGCGTGGAGGACCTCATCGACCAGATCTGCTCGGGCGTGCGCTCCTCGTGCACCTATGCCGGCGCCCGTGACCTCTCCGAGCTCCACGAGCGGGCCCTCGTCGGCGTGCAGTCGGCCGCCGGCTTCCACGAGGGCCGGCCCCTCGACAGGTCGTGGTGA